TGATTTATCGGACCCGTTCACGACGAAATATACCCGGCTGCCGTCTCCTTGGCGGCGAATGTATTGCAAGCCTTGGCCCACCATGGTTTCGGGAAGAATGGCCCCCTGCGCGAGCAAAGCAGTGAGCTTTTGTCCTATGAAAATGTGGCCGGCGTCCAAGTGAATGTCGCTCACGCCGCTGGACTTGTTCTCCGGCGCGGGGAGCGATTTAACCATCGCCTGCAAAGCCGTGCGGCGCTTTTCCAAATCGTTCCATCCCGGCACGTCGCTGGGCAGGGCAGCTTGAACCATCACGGTTGCCCCTTGCTTGACTAGGAACAATAATTTTTCCAGTGTTTGCGGCGGCAAGTATTTTGTTTCCGGCAGCACAATGGCCTTGTAGGTGTTCCCGCCGCTGCGCAGCGCACCGTCGGCAAACGTTAGGCTGTTCAATTGCCGGTCGGAAATAAAATCGAAGCTGTATCCGGCTTTGACCAAAGCCCGGCCGGTGTCTTGCGCGGGAAATCGCCCGCCAATGTTGAAATGCGGCAAATTCCCGTTGCCCGGCTGCATCCACACGTCGTAAAACGGCGCGTACACCAACAAGTCATTGTCGGGCTGGCCCGATTGCAACAGCGACTGGCAGCGCGCCACGTATTTATTGAGCGTGGCAAAATCATCCCACCACGAATTCGCCGGGCAGAATTCCACAGCGGCGTAAAACAAAAACCCAGGCCACGCTTCCTCCGGCGGCGAGTAAGGAGTGCCGTGATACAAAATGTGATTAATGCCGGCCAGCAGCGTGGTGTTGATTCGCTGTTTGGCGTGGGCCAGCGTGGTCAAAAAGTGATCGTCCAGCCAGGTGCAGGTTTCGCTCGAAGCCAACCGCTTGCCCAACACATGCGCCGCTGACGAGGCGTACATCATGGCCACTTGCATGTTCAGCTCGCCTTCCGCGCCGCCAGGATTGCCGAAGCCTTCGGTTTCGGGAATATCGGCCGCGGCGTACAAATCGAGCACGTTGCCCGGCGAGCCGTGCGCCTGGTTGCGAATCATCTTGCCGTGTCCAGCGGCCCATTGCCGCCATACCGTGGTGAAGTTATCCAGCAGCAAATCGGAAATGGTTTCGCGATAATCGCACAACAGCCGCGTGTATTCGTCGCTGGGCTTGGCGGCCAGCAGCACGGGCAAATGCAGCCGCAAATCGTAACCGCGTCGCTGTTGGAATTCGTCAAAGAACTGCGGCGTGAAATTGGCTTCGCCAAACGTGCCGGAATCGAGTTCGTACGAATCGCAGAAGAACGCGCGGAAGCCGTCCAGCTTTTGGTCTTTCAGCGCACTGTCGAACTTGGCCAAGTAATGCCCAATGGCCTCGGCGCTAAAATGATCGGGCGTGTGCCCCTCGCCGCCGGGAGCGGCCCGTTTGACCATCCGGCTGTGCAGGCCATCGAAAATGGCGTACAGCGTCCACGTGCCGGAATCGGCCGGCGGAGTCCAATCCAACATACCATCGGCGCCCACTTGCTTAGTCAACAACAGCGGCTTCTGGCCGGCTTTGTCGGAAAATGCCATCAGCGTGTTCAATTTCAGCGGGTCGGGCATTTTCAAATTGTCGATGGCCAGCTTTTGCAAATCGGGCGTGTTGCCAAACGGCTCCTTGATTTGCGAAATGTTCACGCTCCGCGGACTGACCATGCCGGTTTCGACCAGCTTGATTGGCTCGGCCAGCTTCTCGCCGGATTTCACCGTGAACTTTTTGTGCGCCATGTATTTGCACGTATCGTCGGGCGTAACCCACGGTCCGCCAAACGGCCAGCCTGTGCCCGTGTTCATGTCGATGGTTATTCCCAGCCGCTTGCCTTCTTTGAGCGTGTAGGCAAAGCGGCTGACCCAATCGGGCGACAAATACGGAATGAATTTGTCTTCCTCTCCCTTCACGCCGTAGATGGGAGTAATTTCCAACCCGCCCAAGCCTGCGGCCGCATATTGCTCCATGGCCGCGTGCAGGCCGTCCTCGGTGGTGATATTCCCCAACCACCACCAGCGGCTCCACGGTTTGGCTTCGGCCGTGATGGCGGGCCAAGCCAAATCCGCTGCACGAGCTGTAGCAAGAATGTTTGCTGCAGCGAATCCGCACAGCAGCAAAGCGATAGTTTTTAGAATGCGTGACATATCAATGGCTCCCGCCAATCTCGTTCCCAGGTTACTTTTTCGTTGGCAATTCAATTGCATCGAGAATCAGGCCGAGCAGTTGCTGCGCGGCCTTGTCCTCCGTTGCGCTTTGGTTGTAGCGATCATATTGATGTTGAATTTCCACAGTCGTGAGTTGAATGCCGGATTTTCGTACCGCCTGGCTGAAGGCGGCAGCCGCCGTCTGGCGCATGCCGAGGGGCTCGCTGGGGGAGTTGGCCGTATCGACCAGCGCTTCTTGCACGGTTTGTTTGCCCAGGCCGCCCAACAATTTGGCCGCTGCCGCACTCGTGGCTGGCCGATGCAGCGCGCGGGTTAGCTGCGCCTCGTACGGCATTAAATTGAAATCATGCGGATCCGCTTCGCTCAATTGCGCCAGCCAAGCCAGCGCCGCCAGCGATTGGCGCAAACGAACCGCTTCGGGAACCAGCGCGCCGCCGGCCCGGTCAAGCAAGCGATCGACAAAATATTTCATGCCGTCGGGTGTGACCGGCCGCTGAAAGCCCGCCGCTAGTGCACGCTCCTCGGCCAGAATTCGCATGCGGTCAATGTCGCCGTCGGCATCTTCCGCCAACAGCGCCACCGGCACATGGGCCGTGCGCGGATCGTCGCGCAACAAATCTAAGGTCACCCACAGCGGCGGATGATCCAGCCGGCTGCTGAGCACAAGCAACTCATAATCGCCCGACGAAATGGCTTGCAAATAGGCTTGCCGTCCGTTGGCGGCCAAATCGACTTCATAACCCAGGCCGGCCAACATGGCGGCCAATTGCCCGGCGACGACCATATTCGGATACGCCACCAAGGCGCGTTTGTTGCCTGGCGAATCGGCGAAGAATGCCAGGGCTTCCAGCACCTGGCTGGAACCGGCAAAGGGGGCCGTCGGCTTCAATTTCATAATTGCCTGGACCGCGGCAAACTGCAGCCGCCGATCTCCCTGCTGCACGGCCAAAATCAGCGGGCGTAATTTTCCGTTGCGTTCCTCCAGCAGCGTGCGATCGCCCATTGTGCCCAAAATTTCCGCCGCCGCGGTGGCCGCCGGAAGTTTGCCCATCGACATCGCCGAGGAAAGCGCATCTTCCATGGCCGCGGGTCCTAGCTGCGTTATCTGCTCTCTCTGCTTCTGAGAGAGGGCCGGGGCGAGGGTGCTGGATGAGTCCGACAGTTCTCGATCCAAGCCTGACCGCAACTGTGCTGCTTGCAGCGTGCTGATTAAATACAGCCGCTGGGCCAAAGCGTTCTGCGGAGCAAGTTCCAGCAAATCGGCCGCAAAGCGTGATGTCAGCACGGCTGAGGCCAGTTCCGAGGGCAAGTTTTCGCGCTGAAGAGCGCCGCTGGAGGAGTTCCAGCTCCAGACAACCACATTTCCCAGGCCATCGGAATTGAGGGGCCGATCGTGTTTCAAATAACGCTCGATTTCCGTGGTTAGCAGTTTGGCGGCGTCGGCCGCGGTGGGATTTTTTGCGCCTTGAATATCGGCCAGCGCCGCCCGGGCGGCGGCCTTTACCGCCGGCGAGCTTTTTTCCGATGTGGCCGGAGCGGCCAAATACAGCACCGCTGTGGGCGAATCGATTTGCCGTAGCACGTCGACGATTTGCACTTTCAGCGCGTCGCTGTCGGTTTGCAATGCGGCAACCAACGGCGGCACCGCCTGCTCGCCGATTTTGACCAGCGTCATGCGGGCCAGCGGCTGCACGGCTGCACGGTTGGCGTCGGCCAGCGCCAACACCAGCGCCGGCACGGCGTTTTCGTGAGCGGCCAAAATTCGCTTCAAGGCCGCGCGCTGCACGGCAGAGGAAGGATCGGTCAGATGGTCGATTTCGCCTTGCAACCGCTGCGGATCGCGAGCTTGATTAGCGGCGGCGGCCAAAACTGCATCGGCCCATTGCCGACCCGCCGGTTGCAAATCGGCATTGTTCGCCAGCCGTAGCAGCGTGGCGGGATCGATTTGTCCGGCCGCTTCGGCCAGGGCGTTTTCGTCGGACTTAGCATCAGCCAGTTGCTGGAGATATTTCTTCGCCAGATCGACACGGCCCAAATCGGCCAGCACGGCGGCGGCTTGCAGCAACTGCGCCGGCGTGTGCGGATTGGAATCGACGATAGTATCGACCGCCGGGTCCGGCTTGGCAGTCATAATGGCTTGCGCGGCTTTGAGCGCGGCATCGGTTTTGACCGCGGCGTCATCTTTGGGGGCAGTGACATTGGGAGCTGGCGCGGCGCCCCCGGCAGCGTTACCCCCAGCGGCCGGCGCTGCATTTTGTGCTAAGCCGACAAGCGGAAACCCAGCGCAAATGGCGATGCAGGCAATCTGAATTCGAAGTTGGCCAATCATAGTTGTTCTGCCTTCTGCTTTCTGCTTTCTGCCTTCAATTTTTCCCGCCACGCCTCAATTTGCTTTTCCACTTCTTTCGGCGCGGTTGATCCGTAACTGACGAACCGCGCCAGCGCGTTTTCCACGCCCAATGCTTTCCGCAGGCTTTCGTCCAAGGTCGGGTCGACCTCATGAAAATCGTTTGCCGTTAAATCCGCCAACCGCACGCTGCGATCCATGGCCATCCGCACAAGCTTGCCGACCAGTTCGTGCGCGCTGCGCTGCGGAACGCCTCGGCGAATGAGTTCCTCCATGAGCGTCGTGGCGTCGAGATATCCGCGATCAAGCTTTTCCGCGATGGCCGTTCGGTTCAGCTTCGTTTCTCGCACGAGCGGCGCCGCCACTTCCAGCGAGGCCAGCACCGTGTCGACCGAATCGAACAGCCGCTGTTTGTCTTCTTGCAAATCGCGGTTGTAGGCCAGCGGCAAGCCTTTCACCAAAACCAACAAGGCTTGCAAATTGCCAATCACCCGCGCCGTTTTGCCGCGCACCAGCTCCAGCACGTCGGGATTAATTTTTTGCGGCATGATGGAGCTGCCCGTGCAGAACGCTTCGGGCAATTGCAAGAAATTGAACTCGACCGTGCTCCACAAAATCCACTCTTCCGCCCAGCCGCTGAGATGCTCGGCAATCAGCGACAACACAAATGCCAGCTCGATCACAAAATCTCGATCGCTCGAAGCATCCAAGCTGTTGGCCATC
This is a stretch of genomic DNA from Pirellulales bacterium. It encodes these proteins:
- a CDS encoding glycosyl hydrolase; the protein is MSRILKTIALLLCGFAAANILATARAADLAWPAITAEAKPWSRWWWLGNITTEDGLHAAMEQYAAAGLGGLEITPIYGVKGEEDKFIPYLSPDWVSRFAYTLKEGKRLGITIDMNTGTGWPFGGPWVTPDDTCKYMAHKKFTVKSGEKLAEPIKLVETGMVSPRSVNISQIKEPFGNTPDLQKLAIDNLKMPDPLKLNTLMAFSDKAGQKPLLLTKQVGADGMLDWTPPADSGTWTLYAIFDGLHSRMVKRAAPGGEGHTPDHFSAEAIGHYLAKFDSALKDQKLDGFRAFFCDSYELDSGTFGEANFTPQFFDEFQQRRGYDLRLHLPVLLAAKPSDEYTRLLCDYRETISDLLLDNFTTVWRQWAAGHGKMIRNQAHGSPGNVLDLYAAADIPETEGFGNPGGAEGELNMQVAMMYASSAAHVLGKRLASSETCTWLDDHFLTTLAHAKQRINTTLLAGINHILYHGTPYSPPEEAWPGFLFYAAVEFCPANSWWDDFATLNKYVARCQSLLQSGQPDNDLLVYAPFYDVWMQPGNGNLPHFNIGGRFPAQDTGRALVKAGYSFDFISDRQLNSLTFADGALRSGGNTYKAIVLPETKYLPPQTLEKLLFLVKQGATVMVQAALPSDVPGWNDLEKRRTALQAMVKSLPAPENKSSGVSDIHLDAGHIFIGQKLTALLAQGAILPETMVGQGLQYIRRQGDGSRVYFVVNGSDKSIDGWVPLAADAKFVAIFDPMTGALGRGVVKAGQEHGSQVYLQLSPGQSCLVKTFQLSPGGSNWAYVRPHGEAQPLAGTWDISFVKGGPELPAAVQTDKLQSWTEWNGDAGKVFSGTAKYTLKFAKPQATQGTAPATWRLDLGKVAESARVTLNGADLGTLIAAPFWIDIPADKLQDQNTLEISVSNLMANRIADMDKHDVPWKRFYNANVAARDPENRGRNNLFSAAKWEPRPSGLIGPVTLTALEKFEP
- the argH gene encoding argininosuccinate lyase, producing the protein MSKKAWSGVFRQPTDANVEQFTESISFDRRLYAHDIAASIAHAQMLATVGLITADECRQIEQGLSAIRQQIEQDQFPFSTELEDIHLHIERALIEQIGDTGRKLHTARSRNDQVSTDLRLWCRDSIDRLDAALVGLQTAFVERCTADAGVILPGYTHTQRAQPVLAAHYWLAYCEKLERDRQRLADCRQRVNVLPLGAAALAGTSLPIDRSDVARRLGFVDENGQPQVMANSLDASSDRDFVIELAFVLSLIAEHLSGWAEEWILWSTVEFNFLQLPEAFCTGSSIMPQKINPDVLELVRGKTARVIGNLQALLVLVKGLPLAYNRDLQEDKQRLFDSVDTVLASLEVAAPLVRETKLNRTAIAEKLDRGYLDATTLMEELIRRGVPQRSAHELVGKLVRMAMDRSVRLADLTANDFHEVDPTLDESLRKALGVENALARFVSYGSTAPKEVEKQIEAWREKLKAESRKQKAEQL